The Actinomycetota bacterium genome window below encodes:
- a CDS encoding ABC transporter permease codes for MKRLGLLYLAAQNLRRKPFRSFVTIAIVGLAAGTLFSATLLIGSVDRSLEVGMERLGADLLVVPEGYQESGQAALITGAPTSFYMDGGILDQVKNVPGVDQASPQLFIESMVSSQCCTGHVQLVGYDPGSDFVVSPWLQDNLQRTLGKDEVVIGSLILANKGEQVHFYGHDFDVAGVLDATGMGVDESVFMSLDTAYVMAQESASVAESPLDVKPGQISSVLVKMSEGTNVDQLTQRIKSSVPGTTVITANELSRSVTDRISGFKRGFIAVDAIVWIMSLLTIAAIFSMIVNERQREIGLLRAMGSSKQFVFRLMLTEAVFLTAAGGIAGIFVGGAALFIFKAVITSSLGIPYLWPPILTFVKLMIITMFLAIISGAVASLYPALSSSRLEPYAAIRQGE; via the coding sequence ATGAAAAGACTCGGACTCCTCTATCTGGCCGCTCAGAACCTCAGGCGTAAGCCGTTCCGGAGCTTTGTAACCATAGCCATCGTGGGTCTGGCTGCGGGCACCCTGTTCTCCGCGACCCTGCTGATCGGCAGCGTTGACCGCAGTCTGGAAGTAGGAATGGAGCGTCTCGGCGCCGACCTGCTGGTCGTTCCCGAGGGATATCAGGAATCGGGACAAGCGGCGCTCATCACCGGCGCGCCAACGAGCTTCTATATGGACGGTGGCATCCTCGACCAGGTCAAGAATGTTCCCGGAGTCGATCAGGCTTCGCCGCAGCTCTTCATCGAATCCATGGTTTCCTCCCAGTGTTGTACCGGCCACGTGCAGCTGGTCGGCTACGACCCCGGCAGCGATTTCGTCGTCAGCCCCTGGCTGCAGGACAACCTGCAGCGAACCCTGGGCAAGGATGAGGTCGTAATCGGTTCGCTCATCCTCGCCAACAAGGGCGAGCAGGTGCATTTCTACGGTCATGATTTCGACGTCGCCGGCGTCCTTGACGCAACCGGCATGGGCGTGGATGAAAGCGTCTTCATGAGCCTGGATACCGCTTACGTGATGGCACAGGAATCCGCTTCAGTGGCCGAATCGCCACTAGACGTCAAACCCGGCCAGATATCATCGGTCCTGGTCAAGATGTCGGAAGGCACAAACGTCGACCAGCTCACGCAGCGGATCAAATCCAGCGTCCCCGGGACCACGGTCATCACCGCCAACGAACTCAGCCGTTCTGTGACTGACCGCATCTCCGGCTTCAAACGGGGCTTCATCGCAGTAGATGCCATTGTCTGGATCATGTCACTTCTGACCATTGCCGCGATCTTTTCCATGATCGTCAATGAGCGCCAGCGGGAGATCGGTCTACTTAGGGCCATGGGCTCCAGCAAACAGTTCGTCTTCCGCCTCATGCTCACCGAAGCGGTATTCCTGACCGCCGCCGGAGGGATCGCCGGCATCTTCGTCGGTGGCGCCGCCCTGTTCATCTTCAAGGCTGTCATCACCTCGAGCCTTGGCATCCCCTATCTGTGGCCGCCGATCCTCACCTTCGTCAAACTCATGATCATCACCATGTTCCTGGCGATAATCAGCGGCGCCGTGGCGTCGCTATACCCGGCGCTCAGCTCCAGCAGGCTGGAGCCTTACGCCGCCATCAGGCAGGGAGAGTGA
- a CDS encoding sigma-54-dependent Fis family transcriptional regulator, with product MSTNILVVDDEKNMRFVVARALSGAGHDVHEAASGEDALKAFDEAVPDLVILDQRMPGMGGLATLSEIKSEYPDLPVIMLTAHGNVESAVQAMKAGATEYLTKPFDVEELKLTVAKALKVGSLVQQVDFLRGELNRGYDTSGIVGDSQAMKDVLDTVSRVAASDANVMVYGESGTGKELRARALHEHSDRNGKPFIQLSCAALPETLLESELFGYEKGAFTGANDSKPGRFELADTGTLFLDEIGDISLTVQVKLLRVLEQMSFERLGSSKTINVDVRLIGATNRDLPAMIKDGEFREDLFYRLNVIPINLPPLRERRGDIKLLAQHFLSRFSNDKELSAEGMRLLEDYYWPGNVRELQNAIERATILSRGKVIGPDDLPAEIRKGASLSSETINLPAEGVALEKVERELIAQALERTGGNRTKAAELLGISRHTLLYRIEKYGLGS from the coding sequence ATGTCCACTAACATACTGGTCGTCGACGACGAGAAGAACATGCGTTTCGTTGTAGCCCGCGCCCTTTCAGGGGCAGGCCATGATGTGCACGAGGCCGCCTCCGGCGAAGACGCTCTCAAGGCGTTCGATGAGGCCGTCCCTGACCTGGTGATCCTCGACCAGCGCATGCCCGGCATGGGCGGACTGGCAACCCTCAGCGAGATCAAGAGTGAGTATCCGGATCTTCCGGTCATCATGCTGACGGCCCATGGCAATGTGGAAAGCGCCGTACAGGCGATGAAAGCCGGCGCAACCGAATACCTGACCAAGCCCTTCGACGTGGAGGAGCTTAAATTGACCGTAGCCAAGGCGCTGAAAGTCGGCAGCCTGGTCCAGCAGGTTGATTTCCTTCGCGGCGAACTCAACCGCGGCTACGATACCTCCGGTATCGTCGGCGACAGCCAGGCGATGAAGGATGTCCTCGACACGGTCTCGCGCGTGGCGGCCTCAGACGCCAACGTGATGGTCTACGGCGAGAGCGGCACCGGCAAGGAGCTTAGAGCCAGGGCGCTCCACGAACACAGCGACCGCAACGGCAAGCCTTTTATCCAGTTGAGCTGCGCCGCGCTGCCGGAAACGCTCCTTGAAAGTGAACTCTTCGGTTACGAGAAGGGCGCATTCACGGGCGCCAACGACTCGAAGCCGGGGCGGTTCGAACTGGCCGATACCGGCACCCTGTTCCTCGACGAGATCGGGGACATCTCCCTGACGGTCCAGGTCAAACTGCTCCGCGTACTCGAGCAGATGAGTTTCGAACGGCTGGGAAGTTCAAAGACCATCAACGTCGACGTCCGGCTCATCGGCGCCACGAACCGCGACCTGCCCGCCATGATCAAGGATGGCGAATTCCGCGAGGACCTTTTTTACCGCCTGAACGTTATCCCCATAAACCTGCCGCCACTGCGGGAGCGGCGTGGTGACATCAAGTTGCTGGCCCAGCATTTTCTCAGCCGTTTCTCCAACGACAAGGAGCTTTCTGCAGAAGGCATGCGGCTATTGGAAGATTATTACTGGCCGGGTAATGTCCGCGAACTTCAAAACGCGATCGAGCGGGCGACTATCCTGAGCCGCGGCAAGGTCATCGGCCCCGACGACCTGCCCGCCGAGATCAGGAAAGGCGCTTCACTCTCCAGCGAGACTATCAATCTTCCGGCCGAGGGCGTCGCCCTGGAAAAGGTTGAACGCGAGCTGATCGCCCAGGCCCTGGAGCGCACCGGCGGCAACCGCACAAAGGCGGCCGAACTGCTGGGCATCAGCCGGCACACGCTGCTCTACCGCATCGAGAAGTACGGGCTTGGCTCGTGA
- a CDS encoding ABC transporter ATP-binding protein: protein MIVLKDISKTYKVGPSTVKAVEKVDLEIPRGQMVSIVGHSGSGKTTLLSLIGGLTKPSDGRVIIDDVNIWTLSDKEMSQLRNEKIGFSFQFASLFPTLNALDNVRLPSTFGSSKELNHERAIELLRLVGLEDRTYSYPGQLSGGEQRRVALARTLMNKPKLILADEPTGDLDEDTEADILDIFRKINGEGVTIVIVTHSRAVASQAQRMLRMHRGLLSEETE, encoded by the coding sequence ATGATTGTCCTTAAGGACATAAGCAAGACTTACAAGGTCGGGCCAAGCACTGTGAAGGCCGTGGAAAAGGTCGACCTCGAGATCCCCCGGGGGCAGATGGTCTCCATCGTCGGTCACTCGGGTTCCGGCAAGACCACGCTGCTCAGCCTCATAGGTGGACTGACCAAGCCCAGTGACGGCCGCGTGATAATCGACGACGTCAACATCTGGACCCTCTCGGATAAGGAGATGTCGCAGCTCCGGAACGAGAAGATAGGCTTTTCCTTCCAGTTCGCCAGCCTCTTCCCGACTCTAAACGCACTCGACAACGTCAGGCTGCCTTCGACATTCGGCAGCAGCAAGGAACTCAACCACGAGCGCGCCATAGAGCTGCTGAGACTGGTCGGCCTGGAAGACAGGACCTATTCATACCCCGGCCAGCTTTCCGGCGGCGAGCAGCGGCGCGTTGCGCTGGCCAGGACCCTGATGAACAAGCCGAAGCTGATCCTGGCTGATGAACCTACCGGCGACCTTGATGAAGATACCGAGGCGGATATCCTTGATATCTTCAGGAAGATCAACGGCGAGGGCGTCACAATCGTAATAGTCACCCACTCCCGTGCGGTAGCCTCGCAGGCGCAGCGGATGCTTCGCATGCATCGCGGCCTGCTCTCAGAGGAGACGGAATGA
- a CDS encoding PAS domain S-box protein encodes MSDTEAKPWSQIRDAVLVAVAIVVITYFHYYPLHLEFISHENFHILLRRLYYIPILFAAYRFGIKGGLLASLSVSALFIPHAIMSMGGLFESAALENFFDVLLYNMVALIMGAVVEAKRRQAQRYEEVVKLNREIEDRETDIRHMKAYTESILNSVSSGVISCDRRGIIVTVNPEARKILTRHEEDLVAFPLARIFEKHEELNRAAELVLAGEQTRATMETELESEGRPIPVAVRITPHRSRGQTVGIVITLEDLTEVKDLTEQLLRADKLSGLGELVAGVAHEVRNPLGVIKASVQMLEQEMDQGCQDAELTHVMAQEIDRLDSVVNALLDFGRPSQSQFGPVDAHRVLGEVVLLTKQFAKQQDVTVLEESPEGLPDIWADEDRLKQIIVNLISNAIQAMPDGGKLTITAATREGYLRIAFTDTGIGISPAEKERIFDPFHTTRAEGSGLGLSIVHRIVDAHNGYITAESEPGAGSTFTVGLPLAHKRTNDVDEKMALAPKTVEENILETMEEDIDVH; translated from the coding sequence ATGAGCGATACTGAAGCCAAACCCTGGTCACAGATACGCGACGCGGTGCTGGTCGCTGTGGCCATCGTAGTCATCACATACTTCCATTATTACCCGCTGCATCTCGAGTTCATCTCCCATGAGAACTTCCACATCCTGCTGCGGCGCCTGTATTACATCCCCATCCTCTTTGCCGCCTACCGTTTCGGCATCAAGGGCGGCCTTCTGGCTTCACTGTCAGTCTCGGCGCTCTTCATCCCCCATGCGATCATGTCCATGGGCGGCCTGTTCGAGAGCGCGGCGCTTGAGAACTTCTTTGACGTCCTGCTCTACAACATGGTTGCCCTTATCATGGGCGCCGTCGTAGAAGCAAAGCGCCGCCAGGCCCAGCGTTACGAGGAAGTCGTGAAGCTCAACCGGGAGATCGAAGACCGTGAGACCGACATCCGCCACATGAAGGCTTACACGGAGAGTATCCTCAACAGCGTCAGCAGCGGGGTCATCTCCTGCGACCGGCGCGGGATAATAGTCACCGTCAATCCTGAAGCCCGCAAGATCCTCACACGCCATGAAGAAGACCTGGTAGCCTTCCCTCTGGCCAGAATCTTTGAAAAACACGAAGAACTGAATCGAGCCGCCGAGCTGGTGCTGGCAGGCGAGCAGACACGGGCCACGATGGAGACCGAGCTTGAGTCGGAAGGCAGGCCGATCCCTGTGGCTGTACGAATAACACCTCACCGCAGCCGGGGCCAGACCGTCGGCATCGTCATAACCCTTGAAGACCTAACCGAAGTCAAGGATCTCACCGAACAGCTCCTTCGAGCCGACAAGCTCTCAGGACTTGGTGAACTGGTGGCTGGAGTCGCCCACGAAGTCCGCAATCCACTTGGCGTGATCAAGGCTAGCGTCCAGATGCTTGAACAGGAGATGGATCAGGGTTGTCAGGATGCTGAACTCACGCACGTGATGGCCCAGGAGATCGACCGCCTCGACTCGGTCGTGAACGCGCTCCTTGACTTCGGTAGACCTTCTCAGTCACAGTTTGGGCCGGTGGATGCCCACCGGGTGCTCGGAGAAGTAGTCCTTCTGACCAAGCAGTTCGCCAAGCAGCAGGATGTCACAGTGCTCGAAGAGAGTCCGGAAGGGCTGCCCGATATCTGGGCTGACGAGGACAGGCTCAAGCAGATAATCGTCAACCTGATCTCAAATGCTATCCAGGCGATGCCCGACGGCGGTAAACTGACGATCACGGCAGCTACCCGCGAGGGTTACCTGCGGATCGCCTTCACGGACACCGGCATAGGCATCTCACCGGCGGAGAAGGAGCGCATCTTTGATCCTTTCCATACGACCCGCGCCGAGGGAAGCGGCCTCGGCCTGTCGATCGTGCATCGCATAGTCGACGCCCATAACGGATATATTACAGCGGAGAGCGAACCTGGAGCCGGCAGCACTTTCACCGTAGGTCTGCCGCTGGCCCATAAACGAACGAACGACGTCGACGAGAAAATGGCACTGGCGCCCAAGACTGTGGAGGAGAACATCCTGGAAACGATGGAGGAAGATATCGATGTCCACTAA